A genome region from Primulina eburnea isolate SZY01 chromosome 9, ASM2296580v1, whole genome shotgun sequence includes the following:
- the LOC140840851 gene encoding uncharacterized protein, which translates to MGNSKSTHNKSSKSVVDLMNATKHIDVVMNRETSEHIQKNRLRLASTVEYVHCLSLQGCGLRGHDESSYSQNRSNFIEMLKLLGKWNASIEDVVLDKAPGNARYTSPEVQKEILHIIGNGVRNKIRDEIGDSKFCILVDEAKDVSNKEQMTIILRFVNAHGFLRKHFFQIMEELNSRFSDETVELLILSFALDPKDNFKWFKIDKICTLAEKCYPEDFTEQEMHHLR; encoded by the exons ATGGGAAATTCTAAATCGACACACAATAAATCTTCAAAATCTGTTGTTGATTTGATGAATGCcactaagcatatagatgtaGTTATGAATCGAGAAACTTCtgaacatattcaaaaaaaTCGGTTAAGGCTTGCATCAACAGTTGAGTATGTCCATTGTCTTAGTTTGCAAGGATGTGGATTGAGAGGTCATGATGAATCTTCATATTCCCAAAATCGTAGTAATTTCATTGAGATGTTAAAACTATTGGGGAAATGGAATGCTAGTATTGAAGATGTTGTTTTAGACAAGGCTCCGGGAAATGCAAGATATACCTCACCAGAAGTTCAAAAAGAAATCTTGCATATTATTGGGAACGGAGTCAGAAATAAAATTCGTGATGAAATTGGAGATTCTAAGTTTTGTATTTTGGTGGATGAAGCGAAAGATGTATCTAACAAAGAACAGATGACTATAATTTTGAGATTTGTTAATGCTCATGGTTTTCTGCGAAAGCATTTTTTTCAAATT ATGGAAGAGTTAAACTCTAGATTCAGTGATGAGACGGTTGAACTTCTAATTCTCAGCTTTGCTTTGGATCCAAAAGATAATtttaaatggttcaaaattGACAAGATTTGTACTCTCGCTGAGAAGTGTTATCCCGAGGACTTCACTGAACAGGAAATGCATCATTTGAGGTGA